A genomic segment from Rubrobacter tropicus encodes:
- a CDS encoding FecCD family ABC transporter permease produces the protein MRVLRSRAALSFGLVVCSGVLLLCLLASVRFGAARIGTWEVIGAFVDYGGSEDDLIIRTLRVPRALIAALVGAALAVAGAIIQGLTRNPLSDPGILGIEAGAALAVVGSVFLLGASSLTTYALFAFVGAAVAAVVVYGLGTLGGGMNPMKLVVAGAALAALLSSLTTAVLIFNQRTLEEIRFWLAGSVAGRDLGLLLQVLPYVFAGLLLAFVLGRQITALTLGEDVATGLGQRTAWVKSLSVAAVVLLAGSAVAIAGPVGFVGLVVPHVARFFVGVDYRWILPYSALLGAILLVSADIAARVALRPQELPLGVMTALVGAPVFIYLARKRSKG, from the coding sequence GTGCGGGTCTTGCGTTCACGGGCGGCGCTCTCGTTCGGGTTGGTGGTGTGTTCGGGGGTACTACTGTTGTGTCTGTTGGCGAGCGTGCGGTTCGGGGCGGCCCGGATAGGGACGTGGGAGGTGATCGGGGCCTTCGTCGACTACGGGGGCTCTGAGGACGACCTGATCATCCGCACCCTGCGCGTGCCGCGGGCCCTGATCGCCGCCCTCGTGGGCGCGGCCCTGGCCGTGGCCGGGGCCATCATCCAGGGTCTCACCCGCAACCCGCTCTCGGACCCGGGGATACTCGGCATCGAGGCCGGCGCCGCGCTCGCGGTGGTGGGGTCCGTGTTCTTGCTCGGGGCCTCTTCGCTGACTACCTACGCCCTCTTCGCGTTCGTGGGGGCGGCCGTCGCCGCGGTCGTCGTCTACGGGCTCGGGACGCTCGGGGGCGGGATGAACCCCATGAAGCTCGTCGTGGCCGGGGCCGCGCTGGCGGCCCTGCTCTCGTCGCTCACGACGGCGGTGCTCATCTTCAACCAGAGGACGCTGGAGGAGATCCGGTTCTGGCTCGCCGGTTCGGTGGCGGGGAGGGACCTGGGCCTGCTCTTGCAGGTGCTGCCCTACGTCTTCGCCGGGTTGCTGCTCGCGTTCGTGCTGGGCCGCCAGATCACGGCCCTCACGCTCGGCGAGGACGTCGCCACGGGGCTGGGCCAGCGCACCGCGTGGGTAAAGTCTCTCTCCGTGGCGGCGGTCGTTCTCCTCGCGGGGAGCGCGGTCGCCATCGCGGGGCCGGTAGGCTTCGTCGGGCTCGTCGTCCCGCACGTGGCGCGCTTCTTCGTCGGGGTGGATTACCGCTGGATCCTGCCCTACTCGGCCCTTCTCGGGGCGATACTTCTTGTCTCGGCCGACATAGCCGCGAGGGTCGCGCTCAGGCCGCAGGAGCTGCCGCTCGGGGTCATGACCGCCCTCGTGGGGGCGCCCGTGTTTATCTACCTGGCGCGCAAGAGGAGCAAGGGGTGA
- a CDS encoding FecCD family ABC transporter permease: MKGRVVFRPWGGRASALLDPRAIIVFVLLGLVAFAGVVANVGVGEYPIAPPDVIRALLGLGSDDGNYGFIVNALRLPRALVAVLVGAALAVSGAVLQGITKNDLAAPDIVGVNAGAGLAAVTLIVAFPSVSAAYLPPAAFGGALVVAGLLYLLAWRGSSSPTRLILVGVGLGAVATALTTFMITFGEIYQVSQALVWLTGSVYGRSWEQVLTLLPWLVIFMPLTLLRFRHLNALGLGDEVARGLGVRVELERGLLVLCSVALAAAAVATAGTIAFVGLMAPHIARRLVGPAHGGLLPVSAMTGGAMVVLSDLVGRTLFAPVEIPCGIVTAVVGAPFFLYLLYKTRKA; encoded by the coding sequence GTGAAGGGGAGGGTAGTCTTCAGGCCGTGGGGCGGGCGGGCCTCCGCGCTGCTGGACCCGCGCGCAATCATTGTCTTCGTGTTGCTCGGGCTCGTCGCGTTCGCGGGCGTCGTTGCCAACGTGGGGGTCGGCGAGTACCCGATAGCGCCGCCCGACGTGATCCGGGCTCTCCTCGGCCTCGGGTCCGACGACGGCAACTACGGCTTTATCGTCAACGCGCTCAGGCTGCCGCGGGCGCTGGTCGCCGTCCTCGTCGGGGCCGCGCTCGCGGTTTCGGGCGCGGTCCTGCAGGGGATCACGAAGAACGACCTTGCGGCTCCTGACATCGTGGGGGTCAACGCCGGGGCCGGGCTCGCGGCCGTGACGTTGATAGTCGCCTTCCCCTCGGTCTCCGCGGCGTACCTGCCGCCGGCGGCCTTCGGGGGGGCGCTCGTCGTGGCCGGACTGCTGTACCTGCTCGCGTGGCGGGGGAGCAGCTCGCCGACGCGGCTAATCCTCGTCGGGGTGGGCCTCGGCGCGGTCGCGACGGCGCTGACGACGTTCATGATCACGTTCGGAGAGATCTACCAGGTCAGCCAGGCCCTCGTCTGGCTGACCGGCAGCGTCTACGGCCGCTCCTGGGAGCAGGTCCTCACGCTCCTGCCGTGGCTCGTGATCTTCATGCCCCTCACCCTGCTGCGCTTCCGGCACCTGAACGCGCTCGGCCTGGGGGACGAGGTGGCGAGGGGGCTCGGCGTCCGCGTGGAACTGGAGCGGGGCCTGCTCGTGCTCTGCAGCGTCGCGCTCGCCGCCGCGGCCGTAGCGACCGCCGGAACCATCGCCTTCGTTGGCCTCATGGCCCCGCACATCGCGAGGAGGCTCGTCGGGCCCGCCCACGGCGGCCTGCTGCCGGTCTCTGCGATGACCGGCGGGGCGATGGTCGTGCTCTCCGACCTCGTGGGAAGGACGCTCTTCGCCCCCGTCGAGATACCGTGCGGCATCGTCACCGCCGTCGTGGGTGCCCCGTTCTTCCTGTACCTGCTCTACAAGACGCGCAAGGCATGA
- a CDS encoding ABC transporter substrate-binding protein: MKAEGSSHGVGAFGRGRRLSRRGFLKLGGSGLAGAALLGSGTLAGCGGGTPQGEGGSAGTRRVEHALGETRIPSDPRRVVALDSFIALPALLDAGVPVVGALSVSAISGGGALPSYLTQEEADGIEIVGGAESGPNLEAIAALEPDVVVAWSVLLDDRLYEDLNRIAPTVATEGVAYLGGDWRDEARRISSWFGAEEGAEARISAYEERVGELGRRVEERLGTPSVSALRITEDQLLLYYSCFWPGSVLAEAGLRRPQNQQRDDGCPSFQEQHADVLSLERLPEADADALFYYVGGGRDGAEALKDRMTENPLWRSLDAVHNGRAFAVGGDAWLFANARAAELVLDDLEKHLLGGDTV, from the coding sequence GTGAAGGCGGAAGGCTCATCGCACGGGGTGGGAGCGTTCGGGCGCGGCAGGCGCCTGAGCCGCCGGGGTTTCTTGAAGCTCGGCGGCTCAGGCCTCGCGGGCGCGGCGCTGCTCGGTAGCGGAACGCTGGCAGGATGCGGCGGGGGGACGCCGCAGGGGGAGGGAGGCTCCGCCGGGACCCGGCGGGTGGAGCACGCCCTGGGCGAGACCCGGATACCGTCAGATCCCCGGCGGGTGGTGGCCCTCGATTCCTTTATCGCGCTCCCGGCGTTGCTCGACGCGGGCGTGCCCGTGGTCGGCGCCCTGTCGGTGAGCGCCATCTCCGGCGGGGGGGCGTTGCCGTCCTACCTCACGCAAGAAGAGGCCGACGGGATCGAGATCGTGGGCGGCGCGGAGAGCGGCCCAAACCTGGAGGCGATAGCGGCGCTGGAGCCCGACGTCGTAGTCGCGTGGTCCGTGCTCCTCGACGACCGGCTCTACGAGGATCTGAACCGCATCGCGCCGACCGTCGCGACCGAGGGGGTCGCCTACCTCGGCGGGGACTGGAGGGATGAGGCGCGCAGGATCTCCTCCTGGTTCGGCGCCGAGGAGGGTGCCGAGGCGCGGATCTCCGCCTACGAAGAGCGTGTGGGAGAACTCGGACGGCGCGTAGAGGAGCGCCTGGGCACCCCGTCCGTCAGCGCCCTGCGGATCACCGAAGACCAGCTGCTCCTCTACTACAGCTGCTTCTGGCCCGGCTCGGTGCTCGCCGAGGCAGGCCTGCGGCGCCCGCAGAACCAGCAGCGCGACGATGGGTGCCCGTCCTTCCAGGAGCAACACGCCGACGTCCTGAGCCTGGAGAGGCTGCCGGAGGCGGACGCCGACGCCCTCTTCTACTACGTGGGGGGAGGCCGGGACGGCGCAGAGGCGCTGAAAGACCGGATGACGGAGAACCCCCTGTGGCGGTCCCTGGACGCGGTCCACAACGGCCGCGCCTTCGCGGTGGGCGGTGACGCCTGGCTCTTCGCCAACGCGCGGGCCGCGGAACTCGTCCTCGACGATCTCGAAAAGCACCTGCTAGGAGGAGATACGGTATGA
- a CDS encoding iron-siderophore ABC transporter substrate-binding protein: MKKSATTPRILTRRGPTRGQFLAGVGGLLLLGGCGGTGGGGGEEGSGGTRTVRHKYGETEVSGVPERVVTVGFTDQDPVLALGVTPVAVREWFGEKPYAAWPWAQDELGGAEPEVLPSTELNIEQIAGLDPDLIVGVSSGMTRQEYDTLSEIAPTLAQSGEFVDFGVPWQEQTQAIGRALGRQDRAGEMVSELEARFARAREEHPEFEGASGVVVGLTAEDDSYTPSPYGPQDVRGRFMSSLGFRIPEEIADLAGDSFFADLSRERLGLIDTDVLVWVTVLAEDFEAVRTDPLYRRLDAAREGRDLFLEETLSGALSFGTVLSLPFLLDGLVPMLAAAVDGNPNTEAAS; encoded by the coding sequence ATGAAGAAATCAGCGACGACGCCCAGGATACTCACACGACGCGGACCGACCCGCGGGCAGTTCCTCGCCGGTGTCGGGGGTTTGCTGCTGCTCGGCGGCTGCGGCGGGACCGGCGGTGGTGGCGGCGAAGAGGGTTCGGGCGGGACGAGGACGGTAAGGCACAAGTACGGCGAGACGGAGGTCTCAGGGGTCCCCGAGCGGGTCGTCACGGTAGGATTCACCGACCAGGACCCGGTGTTGGCGCTCGGGGTCACGCCCGTCGCGGTGCGCGAGTGGTTCGGGGAGAAGCCTTACGCGGCGTGGCCCTGGGCGCAGGACGAGCTGGGGGGCGCCGAGCCGGAGGTCCTGCCCTCCACCGAGCTAAATATCGAGCAGATCGCGGGCCTAGATCCCGACCTGATCGTCGGCGTCTCCTCCGGCATGACCCGGCAGGAGTACGACACGCTCTCGGAGATAGCCCCGACCCTCGCCCAGTCCGGCGAGTTCGTGGACTTCGGTGTCCCCTGGCAGGAGCAGACGCAGGCGATAGGCCGCGCTTTGGGCCGCCAGGACCGGGCCGGGGAGATGGTCTCCGAGCTGGAAGCGCGCTTCGCCCGGGCCCGCGAGGAGCACCCGGAGTTCGAGGGCGCGAGCGGGGTGGTGGTCGGGCTTACGGCCGAGGACGACTCCTACACCCCGTCCCCCTACGGGCCCCAGGACGTCAGGGGGCGGTTCATGTCCTCCCTCGGGTTCCGGATACCCGAGGAGATCGCCGACCTCGCCGGCGATTCCTTTTTCGCGGACCTCAGCCGAGAGCGCCTGGGGCTGATCGACACCGACGTGCTGGTCTGGGTCACGGTGCTGGCTGAAGACTTCGAGGCGGTCCGGACCGATCCGCTGTACCGCAGGCTCGACGCCGCGAGGGAGGGCCGCGACCTCTTCCTGGAAGAGACCCTCTCCGGCGCCCTCTCTTTCGGCACCGTCCTGAGCCTGCCTTTCCTGCTCGACGGGCTGGTGCCGATGCTCGCAGCGGCCGTAGACGGCAACCCCAACACCGAGGCGGCGTCATGA
- a CDS encoding IucA/IucC family C-terminal-domain containing protein, whose amino-acid sequence MTGPPLAATLERASGAGSWGDIRLFGHAGSPAGPGWSTAAELCSDASLLDGLLRRFGRECGTEIPQVTGSLFLKGYLWRVLAPVVAALVLERRVPDLGPEGVALRFDGLGFPADLAVGGAFAALPDDPEAGHPNALVLASEEDLSRYLAERFAGSHLPGLLAALRPRTRRGLFALRQMAVDAVADAFLIVGQALDREEEAVDLAEGVLADPAPLTGPTNYYAVEHDGRRETSRVRNACCLYYRLGRDACLTCPRTTRVEKTDEAPEVRSR is encoded by the coding sequence ATGACCGGCCCACCGCTCGCGGCGACGCTGGAGCGCGCCTCCGGGGCAGGGTCCTGGGGCGACATCCGGCTCTTCGGCCATGCGGGATCCCCCGCCGGCCCGGGATGGTCCACGGCCGCGGAACTCTGCTCCGACGCGTCGCTCCTCGACGGGTTGTTGCGGCGCTTCGGGCGGGAGTGCGGGACGGAGATCCCGCAGGTAACGGGTAGCCTCTTCTTGAAGGGCTACCTCTGGCGCGTCCTAGCCCCGGTCGTCGCCGCCCTCGTCCTCGAACGCCGGGTGCCCGACCTCGGGCCGGAGGGCGTGGCGCTGCGCTTCGACGGGCTCGGCTTCCCGGCGGACCTGGCCGTGGGCGGCGCTTTCGCCGCCCTGCCGGACGATCCAGAAGCCGGGCATCCGAACGCTCTGGTTCTGGCTTCGGAAGAAGACCTGTCGCGCTACCTGGCGGAGAGGTTCGCCGGGTCCCATCTGCCCGGATTGCTCGCCGCGCTGCGCCCGCGAACGCGCCGGGGGCTCTTCGCCCTCCGTCAGATGGCCGTGGACGCGGTCGCCGACGCGTTCCTGATCGTGGGCCAGGCCCTGGATCGCGAGGAGGAGGCCGTCGATCTTGCGGAAGGGGTGCTCGCCGACCCAGCCCCGCTCACGGGACCGACCAACTATTACGCGGTGGAGCACGACGGGCGCCGCGAGACGAGCCGGGTGCGCAACGCCTGCTGTCTCTACTACAGGCTCGGAAGGGACGCCTGTCTCACCTGCCCCCGCACCACCCGGGTGGAGAAAACAGACGAAGCGCCGGAGGTCAGGAGCCGTTGA
- a CDS encoding ABC transporter ATP-binding protein, which translates to MSKLRTEKVRLGYDEAVVIDGLTVEVPEGKITSVVGPNGCGKSTLLRSLARLMKPRGGAIYLDGDAISSLPTREIARRLGILPQSPAAPEGLTVRELAAQGRYPHQGWLRQWSRGDERAVEKALRTTGVAEIADRPLDTLSGGQRQRAWISMALAQETETLLLDEPTTFLDMAHQLEVLQLLDRLNREEGRTILMVLHDLNNAARYSHRVIALSKGRVFDAGPPDEVVTPDLLRQVFGVEADVVPDPRTGVPLCIPHGLHHGPSKTRFGALDPAEKG; encoded by the coding sequence TTGAGCAAGCTGCGAACCGAGAAGGTCAGGCTCGGCTACGACGAGGCCGTCGTCATCGACGGCCTAACCGTCGAGGTGCCCGAAGGCAAGATAACCTCCGTCGTCGGCCCCAACGGCTGCGGCAAGTCCACGCTGCTCCGCTCCCTGGCCCGCCTGATGAAGCCCCGCGGCGGCGCGATCTACCTCGACGGCGACGCCATCTCGAGCCTCCCGACCCGCGAGATCGCCCGCCGCCTCGGCATCCTCCCCCAGAGTCCGGCCGCCCCCGAGGGCCTCACCGTCCGCGAGCTCGCGGCCCAGGGACGCTACCCGCATCAGGGCTGGCTGCGTCAGTGGTCCAGGGGGGACGAGCGGGCCGTCGAGAAGGCGCTCCGGACCACGGGCGTCGCCGAGATCGCGGACAGGCCGCTCGACACCCTATCGGGCGGCCAAAGGCAGCGGGCCTGGATCTCGATGGCCCTTGCCCAGGAGACCGAGACCCTGCTGCTCGACGAGCCCACGACGTTCCTCGACATGGCCCACCAACTCGAAGTCCTGCAACTCCTCGACCGTCTCAACCGCGAGGAGGGGCGGACCATCCTTATGGTCCTGCACGACCTCAACAACGCCGCCCGCTACTCGCACCGGGTCATCGCCCTCTCCAAAGGCCGGGTCTTCGACGCCGGCCCGCCCGACGAGGTCGTGACCCCGGACCTCTTGAGGCAGGTCTTCGGCGTGGAGGCGGACGTGGTCCCCGACCCGCGCACGGGCGTTCCGCTGTGCATCCCCCACGGCCTCCACCATGGGCCGTCAAAGACCCGGTTCGGCGCGTTGGATCCCGCAGAGAAGGGTTAG
- a CDS encoding ferritin has translation MSEVAQTRMKGAMREAMEEQIGHEFSAAYLYLSMAGFLETANLPGFARWMRAQAAEEQVHALKFFDFLLDRGESVRLRPIGEPPHDFHSPLDTFEQALEHEKRVTSLIHDLYELAISEGDFPAQVLLNWFVSEQVEEEKSASEIVERLRMAGEDTAALLMLDKELGERE, from the coding sequence ATGAGCGAGGTCGCGCAAACGCGGATGAAGGGTGCGATGAGGGAGGCGATGGAGGAGCAGATCGGGCACGAGTTCTCCGCCGCCTACCTGTATCTCTCGATGGCCGGCTTCCTCGAGACGGCGAACCTCCCCGGCTTTGCCCGCTGGATGAGGGCGCAGGCCGCGGAAGAACAGGTCCACGCCCTCAAGTTCTTCGACTTCTTGCTCGACCGCGGCGAGTCCGTCCGCCTCCGTCCCATAGGAGAGCCGCCCCACGACTTCCACTCGCCGCTAGACACCTTCGAGCAGGCCCTGGAGCACGAGAAGCGCGTCACCTCCCTCATCCATGACCTCTACGAACTAGCTATCTCCGAAGGTGACTTCCCCGCCCAGGTGCTCCTCAACTGGTTCGTCTCAGAGCAGGTCGAAGAAGAAAAGTCCGCATCAGAGATAGTCGAACGCCTCCGCATGGCCGGCGAAGACACCGCCGCCCTCTTGATGCTGGATAAAGAGCTGGGAGAAAGGGAGTAG
- a CDS encoding YbdD/YjiX family protein: protein MRPLRAIWEYLKEISGENAYDKYLVVHSSTHPGRRPMNRGEFYRWRQNEKYNNPGSRCP, encoded by the coding sequence ATGAGACCCCTGCGCGCCATCTGGGAGTACCTGAAGGAGATCTCGGGCGAGAACGCTTACGACAAGTACCTCGTCGTCCACTCCTCGACCCACCCCGGCCGCCGCCCGATGAACCGCGGCGAGTTCTACCGCTGGCGCCAGAACGAGAAGTACAACAACCCGGGCAGCCGCTGCCCCTGA
- a CDS encoding carbon starvation CstA family protein, which yields MGNSIRRYGIWLGIALVGAVCWGVLALSRGETVNAGWLLFAAIASYAIAYRFYARFIQKKVLETDDSRATPAERLNNGRDFEPMDRRVLFGHHFAAIAGAGPLVGPVLAAQMGFLPGTVWIIVGVILAGAVQDMTTLFFSMRRDGKTLGQMAREEIGPVGGVAALIAVLSIMVILLAVLALVVVLALAESPWGSFSIAMTLPIALLMGVYLRFIRPGRVLEVSIIGVGLLFLAIIGGGWIAESSPYADFWTFSPNQIVFALIAYGFIASVLPVWVLLAPRDYLSTFMKIGTILLLAVGIAFTLPAIQMPKATEFAFNGEGPVFAGPLFPFVFITIACGALSGFHALVASGTTPKLIQKESQTRFIGYGAMLMESFVAVMALIAATTLDPGVYFAMNAPATVLGDTVQSASQAVNGFGFQVSPETLQTTADNVGEESIVGRTGGAPTLAVGMSAIFSGLIGGQALQAFWYHFAIMFEALFILTTVDAGTRVGRFMIQDMIGNVYRPFANPSWLPGNLISSALIVGAWGYFLYAGVNDPLGGINQLFPLFGIANQLLAAVALTVGTTILIKMGKLRYAWVTALPLLWDASVTLTASWMKIFSSDPTLGFFAQRAAAQEALANGELYGTAQSADDVRQIITNSTVDGVLSILFALLIIVVLVDATRVWFGIIRGGKEPDLSEAPWQESNLDSDGQPLDEREPVGTGS from the coding sequence ATGGGGAATAGCATTCGTCGCTACGGTATCTGGCTGGGTATCGCCCTGGTCGGGGCGGTCTGCTGGGGGGTGCTTGCGCTCTCCCGCGGGGAGACCGTAAACGCGGGCTGGCTGCTCTTCGCGGCCATTGCCTCCTACGCCATCGCCTACAGGTTCTACGCCAGGTTCATCCAGAAGAAGGTACTTGAGACCGACGATTCGAGGGCGACGCCGGCAGAGCGGCTCAACAACGGTCGGGACTTCGAGCCGATGGACCGGCGGGTGCTCTTCGGCCACCACTTCGCGGCCATCGCGGGGGCGGGGCCGCTGGTAGGGCCGGTGCTCGCGGCGCAGATGGGGTTTTTGCCCGGGACGGTGTGGATCATAGTCGGCGTGATCCTGGCGGGTGCTGTCCAGGACATGACCACGCTGTTCTTCTCCATGAGGCGCGACGGGAAGACGCTCGGGCAGATGGCCCGGGAAGAGATAGGTCCCGTCGGCGGCGTCGCGGCCCTGATCGCGGTCCTCTCGATCATGGTCATCCTGCTCGCGGTTCTCGCCCTGGTCGTGGTGCTCGCCCTCGCAGAGTCGCCGTGGGGCTCTTTCTCCATCGCCATGACCCTGCCCATAGCGCTCCTGATGGGTGTGTACCTGCGCTTTATCCGTCCGGGGCGGGTCCTCGAAGTCTCGATAATCGGGGTGGGGCTGCTGTTTTTGGCGATCATCGGGGGAGGTTGGATCGCGGAGTCCAGCCCGTACGCCGACTTCTGGACGTTCAGCCCGAACCAGATAGTCTTCGCCCTCATCGCCTACGGCTTTATAGCGAGCGTGCTTCCGGTGTGGGTGCTCCTGGCCCCCCGCGACTACCTCTCGACGTTCATGAAGATAGGAACCATACTCCTGCTGGCAGTCGGCATCGCCTTCACCCTGCCGGCCATCCAGATGCCCAAGGCCACCGAGTTCGCCTTCAACGGCGAGGGCCCGGTCTTCGCCGGCCCGCTCTTTCCGTTCGTCTTTATAACGATAGCCTGCGGGGCGTTGTCCGGGTTCCACGCGCTCGTGGCCTCGGGGACGACGCCGAAGCTGATCCAGAAAGAGAGCCAGACCCGGTTTATCGGGTACGGGGCGATGCTCATGGAGTCGTTCGTGGCGGTGATGGCGCTTATCGCCGCAACCACGCTCGACCCCGGCGTCTACTTCGCCATGAACGCGCCCGCCACCGTGCTCGGGGACACCGTCCAGTCCGCCTCCCAGGCCGTAAACGGGTTCGGGTTTCAGGTGAGCCCGGAGACGCTCCAGACGACGGCGGACAACGTCGGGGAGGAGAGCATCGTCGGCAGGACGGGCGGCGCGCCGACGCTGGCGGTAGGCATGAGCGCCATCTTCTCGGGCCTCATCGGCGGCCAGGCGCTCCAGGCGTTCTGGTACCACTTCGCGATCATGTTCGAGGCCCTGTTCATCCTGACGACCGTCGACGCCGGAACGCGGGTCGGGCGGTTCATGATCCAGGACATGATCGGCAACGTCTACCGCCCCTTCGCCAACCCCTCGTGGTTGCCGGGGAACCTGATCTCGAGCGCCCTAATCGTCGGCGCCTGGGGCTACTTCCTCTACGCCGGCGTGAACGACCCTCTGGGCGGCATCAACCAGCTCTTCCCCCTCTTCGGCATCGCCAACCAGCTGCTGGCCGCCGTCGCCCTCACCGTCGGCACGACCATCCTCATAAAGATGGGCAAGCTCCGCTACGCCTGGGTGACGGCGCTGCCGCTTCTGTGGGACGCGTCGGTGACGCTCACGGCGAGCTGGATGAAGATCTTCTCTTCGGACCCCACGCTCGGCTTTTTCGCGCAAAGAGCGGCCGCCCAGGAGGCCCTCGCCAACGGCGAGCTCTACGGCACCGCCCAGAGCGCGGACGACGTGCGCCAGATCATCACGAACTCCACGGTGGACGGCGTGCTCTCGATCCTTTTCGCCCTCCTGATAATCGTCGTCCTCGTGGACGCCACCCGAGTGTGGTTCGGTATCATCCGCGGCGGCAAGGAACCGGACCTGAGCGAGGCACCCTGGCAGGAGTCCAACCTCGACTCCGACGGCCAGCCTTTAGACGAGCGCGAACCGGTCGGGACCGGGAGCTAG
- a CDS encoding TetR/AcrR family transcriptional regulator, with translation MASRERGDTRGALIRAAAGLLEERGMTAVTLRAVGERAGISRQAPYRHFADKEELLSVVAAGYFEQVGEKMAGAAGAADGSFERLDAMTAAYVGFALENPARTRLMFGPEVKGSAYPVAHEAARAVHERFVRAVADCQEAGLLPGEDPVELAALVYATAHGAVDLTLSGHTEKAKGLGDPLALTRRLLAYLGAR, from the coding sequence GTGGCATCGAGGGAGCGGGGTGATACGCGGGGGGCTTTGATCCGGGCCGCGGCGGGCTTGCTCGAGGAGCGTGGCATGACCGCCGTGACGTTACGGGCTGTCGGGGAGCGGGCTGGGATTTCCAGGCAGGCGCCGTACAGGCATTTCGCCGACAAGGAAGAGTTGCTCTCTGTGGTCGCGGCGGGCTACTTCGAGCAGGTCGGGGAGAAGATGGCCGGGGCGGCGGGGGCGGCGGATGGGTCCTTCGAGCGCCTCGACGCGATGACGGCGGCTTACGTGGGCTTCGCGCTAGAGAACCCCGCCCGCACCCGCCTGATGTTCGGGCCCGAGGTCAAGGGCAGCGCGTATCCGGTGGCACACGAGGCCGCGCGCGCCGTCCACGAGCGGTTCGTGCGGGCCGTCGCGGACTGCCAGGAAGCGGGGTTGTTACCGGGCGAAGATCCCGTCGAGTTGGCCGCGCTCGTGTACGCCACGGCCCACGGGGCGGTGGACCTCACGCTCTCCGGGCACACGGAGAAGGCAAAAGGTTTGGGGGACCCTCTGGCCCTGACCCGCCGACTCTTGGCGTACCTGGGCGCCCGATAG
- a CDS encoding SDR family NAD(P)-dependent oxidoreductase, which yields MRGEDGGTGRTAIITGGNQGLGYQAAKNVAAAGDGWHVVIAGRNEEKVVGAVGRMRAESGNPRVDGMVLDLASLHSVRSFAEAFAAREDLPPLRALVLNAGLQVVSGTTYTEDGFETTFGVNHLGHYLLVNLLVGEMAPPARIVFVSSGTHDPEQRTGMPAPRYRGAKALAWPERYPDPDEEGEGTGVVGRRRYTTSKLANLYTSYELARRLAGSGVTSNAFDPGLMPGTGLARDWGSTARFAFDHVLPLLQPVFGMFGVNVNTVETSGRALARLVTDPELENVSGSYFEGEKEIRSSEQSYDSENAAELWETSAELVGLGAGETVLRIGDKVPKRA from the coding sequence ATGCGAGGGGAAGATGGCGGGACCGGGCGAACGGCCATCATCACGGGGGGCAACCAGGGGTTGGGCTACCAGGCGGCGAAGAACGTCGCCGCGGCGGGTGATGGGTGGCATGTGGTCATCGCCGGGCGCAACGAGGAGAAAGTTGTGGGGGCCGTTGGGCGGATGAGGGCGGAGAGCGGCAACCCGCGCGTCGATGGGATGGTTTTGGATCTCGCCTCGCTCCACTCCGTGCGCTCCTTCGCCGAAGCGTTCGCCGCCCGCGAAGACCTGCCGCCTTTGAGGGCGCTGGTGCTCAACGCCGGCCTGCAGGTGGTCAGTGGCACGACGTACACGGAGGACGGCTTCGAGACCACCTTCGGCGTCAACCACCTCGGCCACTACCTGCTGGTCAACCTGTTGGTAGGGGAGATGGCCCCGCCCGCGAGAATCGTCTTCGTCTCCAGCGGGACCCACGACCCGGAGCAGAGGACCGGCATGCCCGCGCCGCGCTACCGCGGCGCGAAAGCCCTGGCCTGGCCGGAGCGATATCCCGATCCGGACGAGGAAGGCGAGGGGACTGGCGTGGTCGGGAGGAGGCGTTACACGACCTCCAAGCTCGCCAACTTGTACACGAGCTACGAGCTCGCCCGGCGTTTGGCGGGATCGGGGGTCACGTCGAACGCCTTCGATCCCGGCCTCATGCCGGGCACCGGGCTCGCCAGGGACTGGGGCTCCACCGCACGCTTCGCCTTCGACCACGTCCTGCCGCTCCTGCAGCCGGTGTTCGGTATGTTCGGGGTGAACGTCAACACCGTCGAGACGTCAGGCAGGGCCCTTGCCCGGCTCGTCACCGACCCGGAGCTCGAAAACGTCTCCGGCAGCTACTTCGAGGGCGAGAAAGAGATTCGTTCCTCGGAACAGTCCTACGACAGCGAGAACGCCGCGGAGCTGTGGGAGACGAGCGCGGAACTGGTCGGCCTGGGCGCGGGAGAGACCGTGTTACGGATCGGGGATAAGGTGCCGAAGCGGGCGTAG